From the genome of Arvicola amphibius chromosome 9, mArvAmp1.2, whole genome shotgun sequence, one region includes:
- the Rabl2b gene encoding rab-like protein 2B isoform X4 yields the protein MHASYYHKAHACIMVFDVQRKITYKNLGTWYAELREFRPEIPCILVANKIDADIQMTQKNFSFAKKFSLPLYFVSAADGTNVVKLFNDAIRLAVAYKESSQDFMDEVLQELENFKLEQKEEDAADREQSDVIKSPSPP from the exons ATGCATGCCTCCTACTACCACAAGGCTCACGCCTGCATCATG GTATTTGATGTCCAGAGGAAAATCACTTATAAGAACCTGGGTACCTGGTATGCAGAACTTCGAGAGTTCAGGCCGGAGATCCCATGCATCCTGGTGGCCAATAAAATTGATG CAGACATACAGATGACTCAAAAGAActtcagttttgccaagaagttCTCCTTGCCTCTGTACTTTGTCTCCGCTGCTGATGGAACCAACGTTGTGAAG CTCTTCAATGATGCCATTCGATTAGCTGTGGCTTACAAGGAAAGTTCCCAGGACTTCATGGATGAGGTTTTACAGGAGCTTGAG AACTTTAAGCTGGAACAGAAAGAGGAGGACGCAGCAGACAGAGAGCAGAGTGACGTGATCAAGAGCCCATCTCCTCCGTAA
- the Rabl2b gene encoding rab-like protein 2B isoform X3, producing the protein MERFLMDGFQPQQLSTYALTLYKHTATVDGKTILVDFWDTAGQERFQSMHASYYHKAHACIMVFDVQRKITYKNLGTWYAELREFRPEIPCILVANKIDADIQMTQKNFSFAKKFSLPLYFVSAADGTNVVKLFNDAIRLAVAYKESSQDFMDEVLQELENFKLEQKEEDAADREQSDVIKSPSPP; encoded by the exons ATGGAGAGGTTTCTCATGGATGGATT TCAGCCACAGCAACTGTCCACATATGCTCTGACCCTGTATAAGCACACGGCCACAGTAGACGGCAAGACCATTCTTGTGG ACTTCTGGGATACAGCAGGCCAGGAGCGGTTCCAGAGCATGCATGCCTCCTACTACCACAAGGCTCACGCCTGCATCATG GTATTTGATGTCCAGAGGAAAATCACTTATAAGAACCTGGGTACCTGGTATGCAGAACTTCGAGAGTTCAGGCCGGAGATCCCATGCATCCTGGTGGCCAATAAAATTGATG CAGACATACAGATGACTCAAAAGAActtcagttttgccaagaagttCTCCTTGCCTCTGTACTTTGTCTCCGCTGCTGATGGAACCAACGTTGTGAAG CTCTTCAATGATGCCATTCGATTAGCTGTGGCTTACAAGGAAAGTTCCCAGGACTTCATGGATGAGGTTTTACAGGAGCTTGAG AACTTTAAGCTGGAACAGAAAGAGGAGGACGCAGCAGACAGAGAGCAGAGTGACGTGATCAAGAGCCCATCTCCTCCGTAA
- the Rabl2b gene encoding rab-like protein 2B isoform X1, which produces MAGDRAKHCELDQEKYDAHDNVKIICLGDSAVGKSKLMERFLMDGFQPQQLSTYALTLYKHTATVDGKTILVDFWDTAGQERFQSMHASYYHKAHACIMVFDVQRKITYKNLGTWYAELREFRPEIPCILVANKIDADIQMTQKNFSFAKKFSLPLYFVSAADGTNVVKLFNDAIRLAVAYKESSQDFMDEVLQELENFKLEQKEEDAADREQSDVIKSPSPP; this is translated from the exons ATGGCAGGGGACAGAGCCAAACATTGTGAGCTGGACCAAGAGAAATACGATGCTCATGACAACGTGAAGATCATCTGCCTGGGGGACAGTGCAGTGGGCAAGTCCAA ACTCATGGAGAGGTTTCTCATGGATGGATT TCAGCCACAGCAACTGTCCACATATGCTCTGACCCTGTATAAGCACACGGCCACAGTAGACGGCAAGACCATTCTTGTGG ACTTCTGGGATACAGCAGGCCAGGAGCGGTTCCAGAGCATGCATGCCTCCTACTACCACAAGGCTCACGCCTGCATCATG GTATTTGATGTCCAGAGGAAAATCACTTATAAGAACCTGGGTACCTGGTATGCAGAACTTCGAGAGTTCAGGCCGGAGATCCCATGCATCCTGGTGGCCAATAAAATTGATG CAGACATACAGATGACTCAAAAGAActtcagttttgccaagaagttCTCCTTGCCTCTGTACTTTGTCTCCGCTGCTGATGGAACCAACGTTGTGAAG CTCTTCAATGATGCCATTCGATTAGCTGTGGCTTACAAGGAAAGTTCCCAGGACTTCATGGATGAGGTTTTACAGGAGCTTGAG AACTTTAAGCTGGAACAGAAAGAGGAGGACGCAGCAGACAGAGAGCAGAGTGACGTGATCAAGAGCCCATCTCCTCCGTAA
- the Rabl2b gene encoding rab-like protein 2B isoform X2, with translation MSSYTTSAHTPLPMHACFCIETCMEMPGACGGSLPSNPPASLGRQSCVHVADFWDTAGQERFQSMHASYYHKAHACIMVFDVQRKITYKNLGTWYAELREFRPEIPCILVANKIDADIQMTQKNFSFAKKFSLPLYFVSAADGTNVVKLFNDAIRLAVAYKESSQDFMDEVLQELENFKLEQKEEDAADREQSDVIKSPSPP, from the exons ATGTCTTCCTACACTACCAGTGCACACACACCTCTCccaatgcatgcatgtttctgcaTAGAGACCTGCATGGAAATGCCTGGGGCATGTGGGGGGTCTCTGCCCTCCAACCCCCCAGCCTCATTGGGCAGACAGAGTTGTGTTCATGTTGCAGACTTCTGGGATACAGCAGGCCAGGAGCGGTTCCAGAGCATGCATGCCTCCTACTACCACAAGGCTCACGCCTGCATCATG GTATTTGATGTCCAGAGGAAAATCACTTATAAGAACCTGGGTACCTGGTATGCAGAACTTCGAGAGTTCAGGCCGGAGATCCCATGCATCCTGGTGGCCAATAAAATTGATG CAGACATACAGATGACTCAAAAGAActtcagttttgccaagaagttCTCCTTGCCTCTGTACTTTGTCTCCGCTGCTGATGGAACCAACGTTGTGAAG CTCTTCAATGATGCCATTCGATTAGCTGTGGCTTACAAGGAAAGTTCCCAGGACTTCATGGATGAGGTTTTACAGGAGCTTGAG AACTTTAAGCTGGAACAGAAAGAGGAGGACGCAGCAGACAGAGAGCAGAGTGACGTGATCAAGAGCCCATCTCCTCCGTAA